The following proteins come from a genomic window of Miscanthus floridulus cultivar M001 chromosome 2, ASM1932011v1, whole genome shotgun sequence:
- the LOC136538317 gene encoding vacuolar protein sorting-associated protein 2 homolog 3-like: MNPFAKKPTPREVMRSSKPDLTNATRGIERDIASLQQEEKKLVAEIKRTAKTGNEAATKILARQLIRLRQQISNLQGSRAQIRGIATHTQAMHANTSVATGLQSASKAMGALNKQMEPTKQMKIMKEFQKQSAQMDMTNEMMSDSIDDVLDDDQAEEETEELANQVLDEIGVDIASQLSSAPKGKIAGKKVQVDESSELEELEKRLAALKNP; encoded by the exons ATGAATCCCTTCGCGAAGAAACCAACTCCGCGAG AGGTGATGCGGAGCAGCAAGCCGGACCTGACGAATGCTACGCGAG GGATCGAGAGGGACATTGCGTCATTACAGCAAGAG GAGAAGAAACTCGTTGCTGAAATTAAAAGGACAGCAAAAACTGGCAATGAG GCAGCAACAAAAATTCTAGCCCGTCAGTTGATCAGGTTAAGGCAGCAGATTTCTAATTTGCAAGGTAGCCGAGCTCAGATTCGGGGGATTGCGACACATACTCAG GCAATGCATGCCAACACTTCAGTGGCTACTGGTTTACAAAGTGCAAGCAAAGCAATGGGAGCTTTGAATAAG CAAATGGAACCTACCAAGCAGATGAAAATAATGAAAGAATTCCAAAAGCAGTCAGCACAAATGGATATGACG AATGAGATGATGTCTGATTCAATTGACGATGTCTTAGACGATGACCAGGCCGAGGAAGAAACTGAAGAACTTGCTAACCAG GTTCTGGATGAGATTGGTGTAGACATTGCCTCACAG TTGTCCTCGGCTCCCAAAGGAAAAATTGCTGGAAAGAAGGTTCAGGTTGATGAAAG TTCGGAATTGGAGGAACTAGAGAAGAGACTGGCTGCTCTAAAAAATCCATAA